In Daphnia magna isolate NIES linkage group LG7, ASM2063170v1.1, whole genome shotgun sequence, a single genomic region encodes these proteins:
- the LOC116927557 gene encoding secreted RxLR effector protein 161-like, with protein MAIWVDDGLLCSNHQSKLEDIVNYLSDNFEITSGPVDHFVGLEISRDRRKGLIHIFQQAYVKKILARFRMGDCKPRSIPADPCSHLEKQFSTSETQDYPYREAIGPLMFAAICTRLDISYAVCQVAKYSSKPSHVHWEGVKRIFAYLKGTISLGISYLRGVKDGVLLAFSDSDFAGDADDRRSTTGNIFILNGSPV; from the coding sequence ATGGCAATATGGGTCGACGATGGACTTCTTTGCAGCAATCATCAGTCAAAACTGGAAGACATTGTCAATTATCTCTCAGACAATTTCGAGATTACCTCTGGACCTGTGGACCACTTTGTCGGTTTGGAGATTTCTAGAGATAGACGTAAAGGCCTCATTCATATCTTCCAACAGGCCTATGTAAAGAAAATTCTCGCCCGATTCAGGATGGGAGATTGCAAACCTCGAAGCATTCCAGCTGACCCATGTTCTCATTtggaaaaacaattttccACTTCCGAAACTCAAGATTATCCTTACAGGGAGGCAATTGGTCCCTTGATGTTCGCAGCCATCTGTACTCGACTGGACATTTCATACGCCGTCTGCCAGGTGGCCAAATACTCCAGTAAACCAAGCCATGTTCATTGGGAAGGTGTAAAGCGAATTTTTGCATATTTAAAGGGGACGATCTCCCTTGGAATCTCTTACTTAAGAGGAGTTAAAGACGGTGTTTTGCTAGCTTTTTCTGATTCTGATTTTGCTGGAGATGCGGATGACAGAAGATCCACGACtggaaatatttttattctcaATGGCAGCCCTGTGTAA